The proteins below come from a single Erythrobacter sp. SG61-1L genomic window:
- a CDS encoding glucose 1-dehydrogenase: MTRFEGKTVLVTGGATGIGRASATAFAAEGARVMIGDVDERAEETVAIIRQAGGEADFVRTDVADGIQVRALVAACLKRFGSMDAAFNNAGILPPQRPIHEVPDEELNAAIDVDFKGVWYCVQAQVRHFLNVGGGAIVNTASVGGLIADPNMAAYCAMKHAVIGLTKGAAVEYARHNIRVNAIAPGFVVTPMTQHWADSPEFTSAFFQHNVSGRCAQPEEIAGTVLHLCSDAASFVNGATFVIDGGQTAH; the protein is encoded by the coding sequence ATGACCCGTTTCGAAGGAAAGACCGTGCTCGTCACTGGCGGAGCGACCGGGATCGGCCGCGCCAGCGCAACCGCCTTTGCCGCGGAAGGCGCCCGCGTGATGATCGGCGATGTAGACGAGCGGGCGGAGGAAACGGTGGCCATCATCCGGCAAGCTGGCGGGGAGGCCGACTTCGTTCGCACCGACGTTGCGGACGGGATTCAGGTTCGAGCTCTGGTGGCAGCGTGCCTCAAGCGCTTCGGAAGTATGGACGCAGCATTCAACAATGCCGGTATCCTGCCGCCACAGCGCCCGATCCATGAAGTACCGGATGAGGAACTGAACGCCGCCATCGACGTCGATTTCAAGGGCGTGTGGTACTGCGTGCAGGCGCAGGTCCGTCATTTCCTGAATGTCGGTGGCGGGGCCATCGTGAACACCGCTTCGGTGGGCGGTCTGATCGCAGACCCGAACATGGCGGCCTATTGCGCAATGAAGCATGCGGTGATCGGACTGACAAAGGGGGCCGCCGTGGAATATGCCCGCCACAATATCCGGGTGAACGCGATTGCGCCGGGCTTCGTCGTCACGCCAATGACGCAGCACTGGGCGGACAGCCCTGAATTCACTTCGGCCTTCTTCCAGCACAATGTTTCGGGGCGCTGTGCCCAGCCGGAAGAAATCGCGGGTACGGTGCTGCATCTGTGTTCGGATGCGGCCAGCTTCGTGAATGGGGCGACCTTCGTGATCGACGGGGGCCAGACGGCGCACTGA
- a CDS encoding FAD-binding oxidoreductase, producing the protein MSAISRRDVLRAGAAGSVLVAASSAVASPLDGPRMLPLDMDKGAFAAAVKELRAIVGDEWVFADEESTISYRKSFIPDVHGQHIPSGAVAPASVEQVQAILRVANKYRLPMWPVSTGKNMGYGCATPASTGQMILDLKRMNRILDFDAELGTILVEPGVTYQDIHDYIEAHDLPFWIDVPTVGPIVSMVGNTLERGVGYTPYGDHFFMQCGMEVVLADGTILKTGMGSVKDSNTWQAFKWGYGPYLDGIFTQSNFGVVTKLGMWLMPRPPVYKPFVVRYPDVGDVAKATDTIRPFRMNNLIPNGVLMMGALYQLAMFKRRTDIFAGDGPIPLDVLQAEAKRNGLGMWNTYFALYGTDEIIAATEKIVRAAFEASGGEVLTDAEMNGNPWFEHHKTLMRGGMTLEEIGLVRWRGLGGAIAFAPVAPAKGGETLGQTALATEIMNKYGFDYAPAYAIGGRELHHIIFLMYDKGSDEEALRADACMKEMIERFGEKGWCAYRSAVSTMDLIAGQYGEANRQVNALLKQALDPNHIIAPGKQGIA; encoded by the coding sequence ATGAGCGCGATTTCCCGCCGTGACGTGCTGCGCGCAGGCGCTGCCGGTTCCGTACTGGTGGCTGCCTCCAGCGCGGTCGCCTCTCCGCTCGACGGGCCGCGCATGCTGCCGCTCGACATGGACAAGGGCGCCTTTGCCGCAGCCGTAAAGGAATTGCGCGCCATTGTGGGCGACGAATGGGTGTTTGCGGATGAGGAGAGCACGATTTCCTATCGCAAGAGCTTCATCCCCGATGTGCACGGCCAGCATATTCCTTCGGGCGCAGTGGCCCCGGCGAGTGTGGAGCAGGTGCAGGCCATCCTGCGCGTGGCGAACAAATATCGCCTGCCGATGTGGCCTGTCTCGACCGGCAAGAACATGGGCTATGGCTGTGCCACGCCTGCCAGCACCGGGCAGATGATCCTCGATCTCAAGCGGATGAACCGTATCCTCGATTTCGATGCGGAACTGGGCACCATTCTGGTGGAGCCGGGCGTCACCTATCAGGACATCCACGACTATATCGAAGCGCACGATCTGCCGTTCTGGATCGACGTGCCGACGGTCGGCCCGATCGTTTCGATGGTCGGCAACACGCTGGAACGCGGGGTCGGCTATACGCCCTATGGCGATCACTTCTTCATGCAATGCGGCATGGAAGTGGTGCTGGCGGATGGCACGATCCTGAAGACGGGCATGGGATCGGTGAAGGATTCCAACACCTGGCAGGCATTCAAATGGGGTTATGGTCCCTATCTGGACGGGATTTTCACGCAGTCCAACTTCGGGGTGGTAACCAAGCTGGGCATGTGGCTGATGCCGCGGCCGCCGGTCTACAAGCCCTTTGTAGTGCGCTATCCCGATGTGGGCGATGTGGCGAAGGCGACCGATACGATCCGGCCGTTCCGCATGAACAACCTCATCCCCAACGGGGTGTTGATGATGGGGGCGCTCTACCAGCTCGCGATGTTCAAGCGCCGCACCGATATTTTCGCTGGTGACGGCCCGATCCCGCTTGATGTTCTACAGGCAGAGGCGAAGCGCAACGGCCTTGGTATGTGGAACACCTATTTCGCGCTTTACGGCACGGACGAGATCATCGCTGCGACCGAGAAGATCGTGCGCGCCGCGTTTGAGGCTTCGGGCGGGGAAGTGCTGACCGATGCGGAGATGAACGGCAATCCGTGGTTCGAACATCACAAGACGCTGATGCGTGGCGGCATGACGCTGGAGGAAATCGGCCTGGTGCGGTGGCGCGGGCTGGGCGGGGCGATTGCGTTCGCACCTGTCGCTCCGGCCAAGGGCGGTGAGACGCTGGGCCAGACTGCGCTGGCGACCGAGATCATGAACAAATATGGGTTCGACTATGCGCCCGCCTACGCCATTGGCGGGCGTGAACTGCACCACATCATCTTTCTGATGTACGACAAGGGCAGCGACGAGGAAGCCTTGCGGGCCGATGCCTGCATGAAGGAAATGATCGAGCGTTTCGGAGAGAAGGGCTGGTGCGCCTATCGCTCCGCCGTTTCGACGATGGACCTGATCGCCGGGCAGTATGGCGAGGCCAATCGGCAGGTGAATGCGCTGCTGAAGCAAGCGCTCGATCCCAATCACATCATCGCCCCCGGCAAGCAGGGCATTGCATGA
- a CDS encoding cytochrome c codes for MPLRAVMAAAGLAGIVALAMPAYSATVGDGGANAPAPREPERIYRTTCGYCHGHNIGPIIRGRALPPEAIEAMVRSGNGAMPAFKPTEITHVELAALARWISTSKADPKEHGQ; via the coding sequence GTGCCTCTGCGTGCCGTGATGGCCGCAGCGGGCCTTGCGGGGATCGTCGCTCTGGCGATGCCCGCCTATTCCGCGACGGTCGGGGATGGCGGTGCGAACGCGCCTGCCCCGCGCGAGCCGGAGCGGATTTATCGCACCACTTGCGGCTATTGCCATGGGCACAATATCGGCCCGATCATTCGTGGCCGGGCGCTTCCTCCTGAGGCGATCGAGGCGATGGTGCGCAGCGGCAATGGCGCCATGCCCGCCTTCAAGCCCACCGAGATCACGCATGTTGAACTGGCGGCGCTGGCCCGCTGGATCAGCACATCCAAGGCAGACCCGAAGGAGCATGGGCAATGA
- a CDS encoding TetR/AcrR family transcriptional regulator has product MEDVAQERRLEVGRQRRARTRANIVAAAFDLFGSEEGLFTRIEDIAAKAGVTRATFYNHFGGMAELREAVSYEVTHDFLEGVNTITRSLSDPRERASTAIRLYLHRARLDRRWAWSMVNISANGIVFGAETHRQAELTVAEAMQAGLLHLRSSVLGRDLVLGTTLSAISTMLRGEGEQDQPELVAGHILLAMGVPFDTAKEIANRPLPTLGSPRCSLD; this is encoded by the coding sequence ATGGAAGATGTGGCGCAGGAACGAAGGCTGGAAGTCGGGCGGCAGCGGCGGGCGCGGACGCGGGCGAATATCGTGGCGGCGGCGTTCGATCTGTTCGGCAGCGAGGAAGGCCTGTTTACCCGGATCGAAGACATAGCGGCCAAGGCCGGGGTGACGCGCGCCACCTTCTACAATCACTTCGGCGGCATGGCGGAACTGCGCGAGGCAGTAAGCTATGAAGTGACTCACGATTTCCTGGAGGGGGTGAACACCATCACCCGTTCGCTGTCAGATCCGCGTGAGCGGGCGAGCACGGCAATTCGCCTGTATCTCCACCGCGCACGGTTGGACCGGCGCTGGGCGTGGTCGATGGTGAATATCAGCGCCAACGGCATCGTCTTCGGGGCGGAGACTCACCGGCAGGCGGAACTGACCGTGGCCGAGGCGATGCAGGCCGGCTTGCTGCACCTGCGCAGCAGTGTGCTGGGGCGCGATCTGGTGCTGGGCACGACCTTGTCGGCCATCTCGACCATGCTGCGCGGGGAGGGGGAACAGGACCAGCCCGAACTGGTGGCGGGCCATATATTGCTGGCCATGGGCGTGCCGTTCGACACGGCGAAAGAGATCGCCAACCGCCCGCTTCCAACGCTCGGATCGCCGCGTTGCTCGCTGGATTGA